In the Balaenoptera acutorostrata chromosome 7, mBalAcu1.1, whole genome shotgun sequence genome, one interval contains:
- the LOC130708583 gene encoding protein transport protein Sec61 subunit alpha-like has translation MGIRFLEVIKPFCAVLPEIQKPERKIPIFGIMSSDSADPFSWMRVILAFNRGTLMELGISPVVTSGLIMQLLAEAKIIEVGDIPKDRALFIGAPKLSGMIITIGQGIVYVMTDVYGDPAEMGAGICLLIIIQFVAGLIVLLLDELLQKGYGLGSGISLFIATNFCETIVWKAFSPTTINSGRGTEFEGAVIAVFHLLATKTDKGRALREAFYRQNLPNLMNLMATVFVFAVIYFQGFHVDLHIKSAQYRGQYSSYPKLFYTSNIPIILQSALVSNLYVISQMLSVRFLVNLPGNFLVNLPGQWADVSWGGPACSYPVGGLCYYLSPSESMGAIFEDPVHVVVYSIFMLGSCAFFSKMWIEVSGSSAKDVAKQLKEQQMVMRGHRDTSVVHELNRYIPTAAAFGGLCIGALSVLADFRRGHRLRHWNSACSHYYLSVF, from the exons ATGGGCATCAGATTTTTAGAAGTTATCAAACCTTTCTGTGCAGTTCTACCAGAAATTCAGAAACCTGAAAGGAAAATCC CCATATTTGGAATCATGTCATCAGATTCTGCAGATCCTTTCTCCTGGATGAGAGTTATTCTTGCATTCAACAGAGGAACTTTAATGGAATTGGGTATATCCCCAGTTGTAACATCTGGTTTGATTATGCAGTTGTTAGCTGAAGCCAAAATCATTGAAGTTGGAGATATACCCAAAGACAGAGCCCTATTCATTGGAGCCCCAAAACTGTCTGGTATGATCATTACCATTGGGCAAGGCATTGTGTATGTCATGACGGACGTGTATGGGGATCCTGCTGAAATGGGTGCTGGAATCTGTCTCCTTATCATCATTCAGTTTGTTGCTGGTTTGATTGTGCTGCTGTTAGATGAGCTGCTACAGAAGGGTTACGGCTTGGGGTCTGGGATTTCCCTCTTTATTGCCACCAACTTCTGTGAAACCATTGTCTGGAAGGCCTTTAGTCCCACTACCATTAACAGTGGCAGAGGTACAGAGTTTGAGGGTGCAGTCATAGCTGTCTTTCATTTACTGGCCACCAAGACAGACAAAGGTCGAGCTCTAAGGGAGGCTTTCTATCGTCAGAATTTACCCAATCTCATGAACCTCATGGCTACAGTTTTTGTGTTTGCTGTTATATATTTTCAGGGATTTCATGTGGATCTTCACATTAAGTCGGCCCAGTACCGAGGGCAGTACAGCAGCTACCCCAAGCTCTTCTACACCTCCAACATCCCCATCATCCTGCAGTCGGCCCTGGTGTCCAACCTGTATGTTATTTCCCAGATGCTGTCAGTtcgatttttagtaaatttaccaggcaactttttagtaaatttaccagGACAGTGGGCTGATGTCAGTTGGGGAGGACCTGCTTGTTCTTACCCAGTGGGGGGCCTTTGTTACTACCTTTCTCCTTCTGAGTCCATGGGCGCCATATTTGAGGATCCTGTCCATGTGGTTGTTTATAGCATCTTCATGTTGGGATCATGTGCATTCTTTTCTAAGATGTGGATAGAGGTGTCTGGTTCCTCAGCCAAAGATGTAGCTAAACAGCTTAAAGAACAGCAAATGGTAATGAGGGGCCACAGGGATACCTCTGTGGTTCATGAGCTTAATAGGTACATCCCCACGGCGGCTGCGTTTGGGGGCTTGTGCATCGGCGCCCTGTCCGTGTTGGCTGACTTCCGTCGGGGCCATCGGCTCAGGCACTGGAATTCTGCTTGCAGTCACTATTATTTAtcagtattttga